A single genomic interval of Eurosta solidaginis isolate ZX-2024a chromosome 3, ASM4086904v1, whole genome shotgun sequence harbors:
- the LOC137244393 gene encoding protein transport protein Sec24C-like has translation MARTVEREYEPPIVNFGELGPVRCNRCKAHMQFVDAGRRYQCLMCTVTTDVPTVYLQHLGHTGRRVDKYERNELVLGTYEFLCKKCVGTDSSQGKPQLISNINASQSIVDAVRTTLGPRSMDKHIVDSSGKATISNDGATIMKLLDIVHPAVKI, from the exons atggcacgaacggttgagcgtgaatatgagccacccattgtaaattttggtgaattgggtccagttagatgtaatcgttgcaaggctcatatgcaatttgtagatgctggtcgtcgttaccaatgtcttatgtgtacagtaacaacagatg tgccaactgtatatttgcaacatttgggccacacgggacggcgtgtcgataaatatgaacgtaatgaacttgtattgggtacatatgagtttttgtgtaaaaaatgtgtgggtaccgatagctctcaaggtaaacctcaactcatatccaacatcaatgcctcgcaatcaattgtggacgctgtacgcactacattgggtccacgcagtatggacaagcatattgttgattccagtggtaaggccacaatttcaaatgatggtgcaaccattatgaaactattggatattgtgcatccagccgtaaaaatctaa